A portion of the Mesobacillus sp. AQ2 genome contains these proteins:
- a CDS encoding M28 family peptidase, with product MKKKPYLSIALVAGLAVSTFGAQAIYAEPAKTAQQVQPFNVFDNKVLDKINVENIYNNIDYLSKTPRVAGTEAEHKAIQYVKEQFESYGYETELQEFTFYGYTAPHTVKLSIDGFADEIKPKSFTYGMDGNVSGELVYAGLGQAADFEGKDLTGKIALIQRGAISFADKVLNAAAHGASGVIIYNNAPGELNGTFGTPNENYVPAVAISQEAGQALFDKLMNGEILNGAIQIEGAEGGIRTSYNVVAKKAPTNKNKSTDGILALGAHHDSVPGAPGANDDASGTAMTLELARVMKDLPTNMEMRFITFGAEELGLIGSRYYVSQLPKEEKERFVGYFNMDMVGSRDAGDLVINTVDGSQNIVSQTAQASSARLNGEPTPIQTGGSSDHVSFYEGGIASGSFIHRPLEPWYHTPEDTIDKISKEKLQDVAEIVGTAVYDIVRPENQGPKANRGVERKVPHLYYEQDIK from the coding sequence ATGAAGAAAAAGCCCTATCTATCAATTGCTTTAGTTGCTGGTCTAGCTGTAAGTACCTTTGGCGCCCAAGCCATATATGCGGAACCCGCAAAAACTGCGCAGCAAGTGCAGCCATTCAATGTATTTGACAACAAGGTGCTCGACAAAATCAATGTTGAGAATATTTACAACAATATTGATTATCTTTCAAAGACCCCTCGTGTTGCCGGTACTGAAGCTGAACATAAAGCGATTCAATATGTTAAAGAGCAATTTGAATCATATGGTTATGAAACAGAACTTCAGGAGTTTACTTTCTATGGATATACCGCTCCACATACTGTAAAGCTATCGATTGATGGTTTTGCAGATGAAATCAAACCGAAATCATTTACATACGGAATGGACGGGAATGTCTCTGGTGAATTGGTATATGCCGGTTTAGGACAAGCAGCGGATTTTGAAGGAAAAGATTTAACAGGTAAAATCGCTTTGATTCAGCGTGGAGCTATTTCATTTGCAGATAAAGTTCTAAATGCTGCAGCGCATGGTGCTTCAGGTGTCATTATCTATAACAATGCACCCGGAGAGCTGAACGGAACATTCGGGACTCCAAATGAAAACTATGTTCCAGCTGTAGCCATTTCTCAGGAAGCCGGACAAGCATTATTTGACAAGCTTATGAATGGTGAAATCTTGAACGGAGCGATTCAAATTGAGGGTGCAGAAGGCGGCATAAGGACGTCATACAATGTAGTCGCCAAGAAAGCACCTACAAATAAAAATAAATCAACAGACGGAATCCTTGCTTTGGGAGCTCACCATGACTCAGTCCCTGGTGCACCCGGTGCGAATGATGATGCATCGGGCACTGCAATGACTCTTGAATTGGCGCGCGTCATGAAGGATCTGCCGACAAATATGGAAATGCGGTTCATTACGTTCGGAGCAGAAGAACTAGGTTTGATTGGTTCCCGTTACTATGTCAGCCAACTGCCTAAAGAGGAAAAAGAAAGGTTTGTCGGATATTTCAATATGGATATGGTTGGCAGCAGAGATGCCGGCGATTTGGTCATCAATACAGTCGATGGCAGCCAAAACATCGTTTCACAAACAGCTCAGGCATCAAGTGCCCGTCTAAATGGTGAACCGACACCAATCCAGACAGGAGGCAGCAGCGACCATGTTTCATTTTATGAGGGTGGAATCGCCTCCGGATCCTTCATCCACAGACCGCTTGAACCATGGTATCATACACCTGAAGATACAATTGATAAAATCAGCAAGGAAAAATTGCAGGATGTAGCTGAGATTGTGGGCACTGCCGTCTATGATATTGTACGTCCAGAGAATCAGGGGCCAAAAGCCAATAGGGGAGTAGAGCGAAAAGTACCACACTTATATTATGAGCAGGATATTAAATAA
- the qoxC gene encoding cytochrome aa3 quinol oxidase subunit III, with translation MSAKVNAALPLEYQTEQNRMNILGFWIFLGAEIVLFATLFGVYGVLGERHAGGPTQSDIFIVKDVLIQTFLLLTSSFTMGISIFEMRRSNIKGMLMWLVFTLLLGGGFLFMEIREFMHYVHEGATMQTSAFLSSFFVLLGTHGLHVTIGIGWAILLIIQMLQRGLTPVTARKTFIFGLYWHFLDVVWIFIFTFVYLRGLVM, from the coding sequence ATGTCAGCTAAAGTCAACGCCGCTTTGCCGCTTGAATACCAGACAGAACAAAACAGGATGAACATCCTAGGCTTCTGGATCTTCCTTGGAGCAGAAATAGTACTTTTCGCTACCCTTTTCGGTGTATATGGTGTCCTCGGTGAGCGCCATGCGGGAGGTCCAACACAGAGCGATATTTTTATCGTAAAAGACGTTTTGATTCAAACCTTCCTTCTATTGACGAGCAGTTTTACAATGGGCATTTCGATTTTCGAGATGCGCCGCAGCAATATTAAAGGAATGCTGATGTGGCTTGTATTTACTTTATTGCTCGGCGGTGGTTTCCTATTCATGGAGATCCGCGAATTCATGCACTATGTACATGAAGGTGCAACGATGCAAACAAGCGCATTCCTTTCCAGTTTCTTCGTCCTGCTTGGAACGCATGGATTACACGTCACCATCGGAATCGGCTGGGCTATCCTGTTGATCATCCAGATGCTGCAGAGAGGGCTAACTCCAGTGACAGCCCGCAAGACGTTCATCTTTGGACTATACTGGCACTTCCTTGACGTCGTTTGGATTTTCATCTTCACTTTCGTATATCTAAGAGGGTTGGTGATGTAA
- the qoxA gene encoding cytochrome aa3 quinol oxidase subunit II gives MKKSKLFLVSLTSIMAMLLLSGCENNMVVFNPEGPIARQILELINFSIALMLLVTVVVFGLFAFIVWKYRERKNNMDYEPPEEHGSTVLEIIWTVIPILIIIALTIPTVKTIYAIDEIPKGYEDKEPLVINVTSADWKWIFSYPEQGIETVNYVNIPEDRPIDFKLTSAGTMQSFWIPALAGQKYTMAHAETQLYLVADNPGSYVGRNTNFNGQGYAGMEFEVLSQTQEDFDQWIKDVKETAPKMTLEEYEKMLEPSHFGRKTFSNTHLEWVDHSDPHSKNYTNPEMYDRGHGWPGKIFEDENNYKNKDGNDSKTMNHKESETEDSHGGEHSGH, from the coding sequence ATGAAGAAATCAAAACTTTTTTTGGTCTCCCTCACCTCGATCATGGCTATGCTGTTGCTTAGCGGCTGTGAAAACAATATGGTGGTATTTAACCCTGAGGGACCAATCGCCAGGCAAATTCTTGAGCTAATCAACTTTTCGATTGCTTTGATGCTGCTTGTTACAGTGGTTGTATTCGGGCTTTTCGCTTTCATTGTCTGGAAGTACCGTGAGCGAAAAAACAATATGGATTATGAGCCGCCTGAAGAACACGGCAGCACAGTCTTGGAAATTATTTGGACTGTCATTCCAATTTTAATTATCATTGCTTTGACCATTCCAACAGTCAAAACAATTTATGCAATAGATGAAATTCCTAAAGGCTATGAAGATAAAGAACCGCTTGTCATAAATGTTACTTCTGCTGACTGGAAATGGATTTTCAGCTATCCAGAACAAGGGATCGAGACAGTCAATTATGTGAACATCCCTGAAGATCGTCCAATCGACTTTAAGCTGACATCAGCTGGTACGATGCAGAGCTTTTGGATTCCTGCACTTGCCGGTCAAAAGTACACAATGGCGCATGCCGAGACACAGCTTTACCTTGTCGCTGACAATCCTGGCTCATATGTAGGCCGAAATACAAACTTCAATGGCCAGGGCTATGCAGGAATGGAATTCGAAGTCCTTTCCCAAACACAGGAAGATTTCGACCAATGGATTAAGGACGTAAAGGAAACGGCACCAAAAATGACTCTTGAAGAATATGAGAAAATGCTTGAGCCATCACACTTTGGCCGGAAGACGTTCTCAAATACGCATCTTGAATGGGTTGATCATTCCGATCCTCACTCAAAGAATTACACCAACCCTGAAATGTATGACAGAGGACATGGCTGGCCAGGTAAGATTTTTGAGGACGAGAATAATTACAAAAATAAAGACGGAAACGACTCTAAAACTATGAATCATAAAGAATCAGAAACTGAGGATTCTCACGGAGGTGAGCACAGTGGGCATTAA
- the adhE gene encoding bifunctional acetaldehyde-CoA/alcohol dehydrogenase, translating into MGTVEKVVNSHPSVAEMIDGLVVKGLNALTKMRELDQEAVNQIVKEMALAGLDQHMPLAKMAVEETKRGVYEDKIIKNMFATEYVYHNIKYDKTAGIIDKNDHEGMITIAEPVGVIAGVTPVTNPTSTTMFKALISIKTRNPIIFAFHPSAQKCSSEAAKILRDAAIKAGAPEHCVQWIEKPSLEATQALMNHPKISMILATGGAGMVKSAYSSGKPALGVGPGNVPCYIERTANVKRAVNDLILSKTFDNGMICASEQAVIIDKEIYHEVKSEMVANSCYFLNEEERIKVEKLVINEHSCAVNADIVGMPAHRIAEMAGVAVPEETKILVAELKGVGPQYPLSREKLSPVLACYKVNGTEEGLKRAEEMLEFGGLGHSAVIHSTSDEIIKSFGLRMKAGRIIVNAPSSQGAIGDIYNAYLPSLTLGCGTYGGNSVSTNVGAVNLINVKKVARRNVNMQWFKVPSKIYFEKNSTQYLAKMPKISKAFIVTDPGMVKLGYVDKVLYHLRKRPDYVHCEIFSEVEPDPSIETVMKGAEMMASFQPDVIIALGGGSAMDAAKGMWLFYEYPEADFHGLKQKFLDIRKRIVKYPQLGRKAQFVAIPTTSGTGSEVTSFSVITDKKANIKYPLADYELTPDVAIVDPQFVMTVPKHITADTGMDVLTHAIEAYVSCMANDYTDGLAIKAIQLIFEYLPRAYRNGQDEVAREKVHNASTIAGMAFANAFLGINHSLAHKLGAEFHIAHGRSNTILMPHVIRYNATKPKKFTAFPKYESFVADQRYAEIARILGLPARTSEEGVESLVQAIIRLANEMEIPMSLEANGVDKAEFEAKVDQLADRAFEDQCTTANPKLPLVSDLAEIYRSAYKGV; encoded by the coding sequence ATGGGCACAGTTGAAAAAGTGGTTAATTCGCATCCTTCCGTTGCTGAAATGATTGATGGTTTAGTCGTGAAAGGATTGAACGCCTTAACAAAAATGCGTGAGCTTGATCAGGAAGCTGTAAACCAGATTGTGAAGGAAATGGCGCTGGCAGGACTAGATCAACATATGCCGCTCGCAAAGATGGCAGTTGAAGAAACAAAACGTGGAGTTTATGAAGACAAGATTATCAAGAACATGTTTGCTACCGAATATGTTTACCACAATATCAAGTATGATAAAACAGCTGGCATCATTGATAAAAATGACCATGAAGGCATGATTACCATTGCTGAGCCCGTTGGTGTGATTGCCGGAGTGACTCCTGTTACCAATCCAACCTCAACAACGATGTTCAAGGCCCTGATTTCCATCAAGACACGCAACCCAATCATCTTCGCCTTCCATCCATCTGCTCAAAAGTGCAGCAGTGAGGCGGCAAAAATTCTTCGGGATGCAGCCATTAAGGCAGGAGCTCCTGAACACTGTGTGCAATGGATCGAAAAGCCTTCACTTGAAGCCACTCAGGCTTTGATGAACCATCCTAAGATTTCGATGATTTTGGCTACCGGCGGTGCAGGAATGGTGAAATCAGCATACAGTTCAGGCAAGCCCGCATTGGGCGTTGGTCCGGGCAATGTCCCTTGTTATATTGAACGGACAGCAAATGTGAAGAGGGCTGTCAATGATCTGATTTTATCCAAAACATTCGACAATGGGATGATTTGTGCTTCTGAGCAGGCAGTTATCATAGATAAGGAAATCTATCACGAGGTCAAATCTGAAATGGTTGCGAACAGCTGCTACTTTTTAAATGAGGAAGAAAGGATAAAAGTAGAAAAGCTTGTCATCAATGAACATTCCTGTGCAGTGAATGCTGATATAGTGGGAATGCCTGCACACAGAATTGCTGAAATGGCAGGCGTAGCAGTGCCGGAAGAGACAAAAATCCTTGTAGCCGAGCTTAAGGGTGTGGGGCCACAATATCCTTTGTCACGTGAAAAATTGAGCCCGGTATTGGCTTGCTATAAAGTGAACGGAACGGAAGAAGGGCTGAAGCGTGCGGAAGAAATGCTGGAGTTCGGCGGCCTGGGCCATTCCGCTGTAATCCACTCGACAAGTGATGAGATTATAAAGTCATTTGGTCTGCGAATGAAGGCAGGGCGTATTATTGTCAATGCACCATCATCACAGGGCGCAATCGGCGATATCTATAATGCCTATCTTCCATCCCTGACCCTTGGCTGCGGAACATATGGAGGCAACTCGGTTTCCACAAATGTCGGTGCAGTCAACCTAATCAATGTGAAAAAAGTAGCGAGAAGGAATGTGAATATGCAGTGGTTTAAAGTGCCTTCTAAAATCTATTTTGAGAAGAACTCTACACAATACCTGGCAAAAATGCCTAAAATATCGAAGGCCTTCATTGTTACAGATCCAGGAATGGTAAAGCTTGGCTATGTAGATAAAGTTCTCTATCACTTAAGAAAGCGTCCGGATTATGTCCACTGTGAAATATTCTCAGAAGTTGAACCAGATCCGTCAATTGAAACCGTGATGAAAGGTGCCGAAATGATGGCGAGCTTCCAGCCGGATGTCATCATTGCTCTAGGCGGAGGGTCGGCCATGGACGCAGCGAAGGGGATGTGGCTGTTTTATGAATATCCAGAGGCGGACTTCCATGGGTTGAAGCAGAAATTCCTTGATATTCGCAAGCGAATTGTCAAATACCCACAGCTTGGCCGCAAAGCGCAATTTGTTGCCATTCCGACAACCTCGGGAACAGGGTCTGAAGTGACCTCTTTCTCGGTTATCACTGATAAAAAGGCGAACATCAAATATCCGCTCGCTGATTATGAGTTGACACCTGATGTGGCGATCGTCGACCCGCAATTTGTCATGACAGTGCCAAAGCATATTACGGCCGATACTGGAATGGACGTTCTGACACACGCAATAGAAGCTTATGTAAGCTGCATGGCCAATGACTATACAGACGGACTTGCCATTAAGGCCATTCAACTTATATTTGAATATCTCCCTAGAGCGTACCGAAACGGACAGGATGAAGTGGCCCGCGAGAAAGTGCACAATGCTTCAACGATTGCAGGTATGGCGTTTGCCAATGCATTCCTCGGAATCAACCATAGCCTTGCACACAAGCTTGGAGCTGAATTCCATATTGCGCACGGCCGTTCAAATACAATCCTGATGCCGCATGTCATCCGTTATAACGCAACTAAACCGAAAAAGTTCACTGCTTTTCCAAAATATGAAAGCTTTGTCGCAGACCAGCGTTATGCTGAAATCGCCCGTATTCTCGGCTTGCCTGCACGTACTTCCGAAGAAGGTGTCGAAAGCCTTGTCCAGGCAATCATCAGGCTGGCAAACGAAATGGAGATCCCGATGAGCTTAGAAGCAAACGGAGTAGACAAGGCCGAATTCGAGGCGAAGGTCGACCAGCTTGCAGACCGCGCATTTGAGGACCAGTGTACAACGGCCAACCCTAAGCTTCCGTTAGTATCTGATCTTGCAGAAATCTATCGTTCAGCCTATAAAGGAGTTTAA
- a CDS encoding SRPBCC family protein has translation MPIIKNEQFIKAPIELCFDLARNVDIHTQTTTKTKERAVGDIKEGLLKQGDVVTWEAIHFGVKQRLTAKVIIMERPHKFVDVMVKGAFQSFVHTHQFIEHLDGTIMTDIFEYKSPLGIFGSVADTLFLKKYMSEFIATRATELKRIAEKRV, from the coding sequence ATGCCCATTATTAAAAATGAACAATTTATCAAAGCTCCAATTGAACTCTGTTTTGACCTGGCAAGGAACGTAGATATACATACTCAAACTACTACTAAAACCAAGGAAAGAGCTGTTGGTGACATTAAAGAGGGATTATTGAAACAGGGTGATGTAGTTACCTGGGAAGCAATTCACTTTGGCGTTAAGCAAAGGTTGACTGCGAAAGTGATTATTATGGAAAGACCTCATAAGTTTGTGGATGTTATGGTAAAAGGAGCTTTTCAATCCTTTGTTCATACTCACCAGTTTATTGAACACCTAGATGGAACTATAATGACCGATATATTTGAGTATAAGTCACCACTTGGTATTTTCGGATCTGTAGCAGATACGTTGTTTTTAAAAAAGTATATGAGTGAATTTATTGCTACTCGTGCAACAGAATTAAAAAGGATTGCTGAGAAAAGAGTTTAA
- a CDS encoding SMI1/KNR4 family protein, translating into MYSNKIIGTKEKIVEDDLYKLQMKYNFKFPSFIREHYLLYNGGYPEKSLFVGGDNQEYVVDYFIPIKNDHGRNLFEVLYLLIDEKIIPNWLIPFADEPGGNLFCFSISEKDNGAIYYYNHEFEYGDNPENHIVYLAESLPNFINALVEYEDEL; encoded by the coding sequence TTGTATTCAAATAAAATTATAGGAACAAAAGAAAAAATTGTTGAGGATGATTTGTACAAATTACAAATGAAATATAATTTTAAATTTCCTTCTTTTATTAGAGAACATTATTTATTGTATAACGGTGGCTATCCTGAAAAGTCACTTTTTGTAGGTGGTGACAATCAAGAATATGTAGTGGATTACTTCATTCCAATAAAGAACGATCATGGACGAAATCTTTTTGAAGTCCTATATTTGCTAATTGATGAAAAGATAATCCCTAACTGGCTAATTCCATTTGCCGATGAACCAGGGGGTAATTTATTTTGTTTCAGTATTAGTGAAAAAGATAATGGAGCAATTTATTATTATAACCACGAATTTGAGTATGGTGATAATCCAGAAAATCACATAGTGTATTTGGCTGAATCATTACCTAATTTTATTAATGCCTTAGTTGAGTATGAAGATGAGCTATGA
- a CDS encoding oxidoreductase translates to MLLENLTGKKAIITGANSGIGYEAAKDLSSKGAFVILAVRNMEKGKGAAEGILQRNPQAKIKLMKLDLADLQSVRDFTEVFMEEFDSLDLLINNAGVMIPPYGKTKDGFELQFGSNHLGHFALTGLLLPILKTTSESRVVTLSIIAHRGAKIDFYNLDGSKGYKAMKFYGQSKLANLLFAKELDNRFKHHGLESISIACHPGISNTNLFHLGKGETPAFMKGMVKFFSQPAEKGAETTIYAATEESLQGGEYIGPNGRGNRKGNPAIEIPAAGVYNKETMEKLWAVSEELTNVRYTF, encoded by the coding sequence ATGTTATTAGAGAATTTAACAGGAAAAAAGGCCATCATCACTGGTGCAAACAGTGGAATTGGCTATGAGGCTGCAAAGGACCTTTCTTCAAAAGGAGCATTTGTCATCCTGGCTGTTAGGAACATGGAAAAGGGCAAGGGAGCAGCAGAAGGCATCCTTCAGCGAAATCCCCAGGCAAAAATAAAACTTATGAAGCTTGATCTGGCAGACTTGCAAAGTGTCCGCGATTTCACCGAAGTCTTCATGGAAGAATTCGATTCTCTCGATCTTTTAATCAATAATGCCGGGGTCATGATTCCGCCTTATGGAAAGACTAAGGATGGTTTTGAACTTCAGTTTGGCAGCAATCACCTTGGTCATTTTGCTTTAACGGGACTCCTGTTGCCGATTTTAAAAACAACCTCCGAATCCAGAGTGGTGACTTTAAGCATTATCGCCCATAGAGGAGCCAAAATAGATTTTTACAATTTAGATGGCTCAAAAGGTTATAAAGCTATGAAGTTTTATGGGCAAAGTAAACTGGCCAACCTTTTATTCGCCAAAGAGCTGGATAACCGTTTCAAACATCATGGACTGGAGAGCATCAGTATTGCATGTCATCCGGGAATTTCAAATACGAATTTATTCCATTTAGGTAAAGGCGAAACTCCTGCATTCATGAAAGGGATGGTCAAATTCTTTTCGCAGCCTGCCGAAAAGGGAGCTGAGACAACCATTTATGCTGCTACTGAAGAAAGCCTGCAGGGCGGTGAATATATCGGCCCAAATGGACGAGGGAATCGCAAGGGGAATCCAGCAATTGAAATTCCAGCAGCAGGTGTTTACAACAAGGAGACCATGGAAAAATTGTGGGCAGTTTCTGAAGAATTAACAAATGTTAGATATACCTTTTAA
- the qoxD gene encoding cytochrome aa3 quinol oxidase subunit IV, producing MDNHSKGFPISHVIGFFMSLVLTFGAAWIALQSSLSMKAVMWIIGTLAIVQAGIQLYMFMHINEGDDKVTNNINIIYSAFIAVVIVAGSIWVMTSGHSH from the coding sequence ATGGATAATCATTCTAAAGGCTTCCCAATCAGCCATGTCATCGGATTCTTCATGTCACTTGTATTGACGTTCGGCGCAGCATGGATTGCCCTTCAAAGCTCCCTATCCATGAAGGCAGTCATGTGGATCATCGGCACACTGGCAATTGTCCAGGCTGGTATCCAGCTGTATATGTTCATGCACATCAACGAAGGCGATGATAAAGTTACAAACAATATCAATATTATTTATTCAGCTTTCATTGCAGTCGTCATTGTGGCAGGCTCCATCTGGGTAATGACATCTGGACACTCGCATTAA
- a CDS encoding serine hydrolase domain-containing protein, translating into MYYGYKESIDDSVMKYLPELKETIWEATTIRHLLTHTHGLNQKEEVVFREYPPGQNWTYRQVGIDALTQIVKKTTSRTVSDIIQEQVFRPLGFSESNWYAHKHEKHADVILRHEEDGNWKTSESTEGDKMNMYVSARELAYWGYLHLKQGKVDGKQVVSKEIIKLATSLQSPLTLHEDLPQNGFLWFVKDLPAKQSEIGAEVPKGSYQILGYTGVTLLVIPQENLVAVRMFNSFGSPEGYDYLSDVRSFGDTVMNCLQRISIDV; encoded by the coding sequence GTGTATTACGGTTACAAAGAAAGCATAGATGATTCCGTAATGAAATATTTACCTGAGCTTAAGGAGACTATTTGGGAAGCCACAACCATTAGGCATTTATTAACTCATACTCACGGTTTAAACCAAAAGGAGGAGGTTGTATTTCGTGAGTATCCTCCTGGGCAGAACTGGACTTACCGTCAGGTTGGCATAGATGCCCTAACACAAATTGTTAAAAAGACTACTTCTAGAACAGTATCTGATATTATTCAAGAGCAAGTATTTAGACCTTTAGGTTTTTCTGAATCCAATTGGTATGCACACAAGCACGAAAAACATGCGGATGTAATCCTTAGACATGAGGAAGATGGGAATTGGAAAACAAGTGAAAGCACAGAAGGCGACAAAATGAATATGTATGTTTCCGCACGTGAATTGGCTTATTGGGGTTATTTACACCTAAAACAAGGAAAGGTAGATGGAAAACAAGTTGTTTCAAAAGAGATCATAAAATTGGCTACATCTTTACAAAGCCCACTTACGTTGCATGAAGACCTACCGCAAAATGGTTTCTTGTGGTTTGTAAAAGACTTACCTGCTAAGCAATCAGAAATAGGGGCTGAAGTTCCGAAAGGTTCGTACCAGATACTAGGATATACAGGTGTTACTTTATTGGTAATCCCCCAGGAAAATCTGGTGGCCGTTCGTATGTTTAATAGTTTTGGCTCTCCTGAAGGATATGATTATCTATCTGATGTTAGGTCTTTTGGAGACACTGTAATGAATTGTTTACAAAGAATATCAATTGATGTATGA
- a CDS encoding DUF2750 domain-containing protein: protein MSQAAAQYENFIKEILECKKVWTVKDEKGFPSSTNPNGETALPFWSKKSRAEKIIESVPAYENFLTYEITLEKFLASWLTGLEEDGLYVGVNWSGKRATGYDINPKVLIERIKYEQVN from the coding sequence ATGAGCCAAGCAGCAGCTCAATATGAAAATTTCATAAAGGAAATATTAGAATGTAAAAAAGTTTGGACAGTAAAAGACGAAAAAGGATTCCCGAGCTCAACAAATCCTAACGGTGAAACTGCACTACCTTTCTGGTCAAAAAAATCCAGAGCTGAAAAAATCATTGAATCCGTTCCAGCATATGAGAACTTCCTGACCTATGAAATCACATTAGAAAAATTTCTTGCCAGTTGGTTAACTGGTCTTGAAGAAGATGGATTATACGTTGGGGTCAACTGGAGTGGAAAAAGAGCAACTGGCTATGATATTAACCCGAAAGTTCTTATTGAAAGAATAAAATACGAACAAGTAAACTAG